A single region of the Streptomyces sp. NBC_00425 genome encodes:
- a CDS encoding SUKH-4 family immunity protein — MRIDCAADVSDEIASDLRRTGIPTGLIGYEYQRLREAALLDGIGESGLVVFGTSGLFGRFGIDAAARRVVHIPTSECAKANHVNRDLRVFHECVAAAIARFPFYEAGEEERFQAAADELRERVTTLDDTALAHNGLVPLFLSA; from the coding sequence GTGCGCATCGACTGCGCAGCAGACGTGTCCGACGAGATCGCCAGCGACCTGCGCCGGACGGGCATCCCGACAGGGCTGATCGGTTACGAGTACCAACGGTTGCGGGAGGCGGCGCTCTTGGACGGGATCGGTGAGAGCGGGTTGGTCGTCTTCGGGACCAGCGGCTTGTTCGGACGGTTCGGCATCGACGCCGCGGCGCGTCGCGTGGTGCACATCCCCACGTCCGAGTGTGCAAAGGCCAACCACGTGAACCGGGACCTTCGAGTCTTCCACGAGTGCGTCGCGGCGGCGATCGCCCGCTTCCCGTTCTACGAGGCAGGCGAGGAGGAGAGATTCCAAGCGGCGGCGGACGAGCTGCGCGAGCGCGTCACCACCCTTGACGACACCGCACTCGCCCACAACGGGTTGGTGCCGCTCTTCTTGTCTGCCTAG
- a CDS encoding haloalkane dehalogenase, which translates to MPTLPVLDSTLHYRESGDPDGLPFVFLHGNPTSSHLWRNVLPVVAAPGRRLLAPDLIGMGDSGKPDIAYSFDDHARYLDAWFDALGLTEAVLVGHDWGGALAFDRAARLPGRVRGLAFTETITKPLVGDEFPAAGRKLFTLLRTPGVGEEMILEKSLFIEGLPDTLATPLDPADLEVYRRPFPTPRSRRPVLAWTRMMPLDAEPADVVARVEHYDAWLAASPEIPKLLAAFEPGPGAMTDEGAVAWCEKHIAGLEVTRHGPAGHHSPEDRPEELAASINTWADRHGLARQ; encoded by the coding sequence ATGCCCACGCTCCCGGTCCTCGACTCCACCCTCCACTACCGCGAGTCCGGCGATCCCGACGGGCTGCCGTTCGTCTTCCTCCACGGCAACCCCACCTCCTCCCACCTGTGGCGGAACGTTCTGCCGGTCGTGGCTGCACCCGGCCGCCGCCTTCTGGCCCCCGACCTCATCGGCATGGGCGACTCGGGCAAGCCCGACATCGCCTACTCCTTCGACGACCACGCCCGCTACCTCGACGCCTGGTTCGACGCCCTGGGCCTTACCGAGGCCGTCCTCGTCGGCCACGACTGGGGCGGCGCGCTCGCCTTCGACAGAGCCGCCCGTCTCCCGGGCCGGGTCCGCGGTCTCGCCTTCACCGAGACGATCACCAAGCCTCTGGTCGGCGACGAGTTTCCGGCCGCAGGGCGGAAGTTGTTCACCCTCCTGCGCACCCCCGGAGTGGGCGAGGAGATGATCTTGGAGAAGTCGCTGTTCATCGAAGGACTCCCGGACACGCTCGCCACCCCGCTCGACCCTGCCGACCTGGAGGTCTACCGTCGTCCCTTCCCCACCCCGCGCAGCCGCCGCCCGGTGCTGGCGTGGACGCGCATGATGCCACTGGACGCCGAGCCCGCCGACGTTGTGGCCCGCGTCGAGCACTACGACGCCTGGCTGGCCGCCAGCCCCGAAATCCCCAAGCTGCTCGCGGCGTTCGAGCCGGGTCCGGGTGCGATGACCGACGAAGGTGCCGTGGCCTGGTGCGAGAAGCACATCGCGGGCCTGGAAGTCACCCGCCACGGCCCGGCCGGTCACCACTCCCCGGAGGACCGCCCCGAGGAGCTGGCCGCGTCGATCAACACCTGGGCCGACCGCCACGGGCTGGCACGCCAGTAG
- a CDS encoding VOC family protein translates to MTNPTHPGRSLFVNIPVADLERSKAFFAKLGFSFNPKFTDETAACMLVGEHAFVMLLSREKFAEFAKLPMADPTTHTLALYCFSVSSRDEVDTVSAAALAAGGSEADGAEDYGFMYSRSFYDLDGHGWQVMWMDPVAAEQGPGAFAASMQDADAPA, encoded by the coding sequence ATGACGAATCCCACGCACCCCGGCCGCTCGCTGTTCGTGAACATCCCCGTAGCGGACCTCGAGCGCAGCAAGGCGTTCTTCGCCAAGCTCGGTTTCAGCTTCAACCCGAAGTTCACCGACGAGACCGCCGCCTGCATGCTGGTCGGCGAGCACGCCTTCGTCATGCTGCTCAGCCGCGAGAAGTTCGCGGAGTTCGCGAAACTGCCGATGGCCGATCCCACCACGCACACGCTGGCGCTGTACTGCTTCAGCGTGTCGTCCCGCGATGAGGTCGACACGGTCAGCGCAGCCGCGCTCGCGGCGGGCGGCTCCGAGGCGGATGGCGCCGAGGACTACGGCTTCATGTACTCACGCAGCTTCTACGACCTCGACGGCCACGGCTGGCAGGTCATGTGGATGGACCCGGTGGCGGCGGAGCAGGGCCCCGGGGCGTTCGCGGCCTCCATGCAGGACGCCGACGCCCCGGCCTGA
- a CDS encoding TetR family transcriptional regulator translates to MNNAAPAPARTRGRPRGNPPTRESIVSAARALFLERGYRRTTVRAVAAVAGVDPALIAYHFGSKKGLFADVMQFQCANALAVDDVLGGDPATLPDRLIDAVTGLWEDADFLQLTAQGDEAAEVIREYLERELLARLVEFLGGRDATARATAVVTILGGLIYTRYLNPLPTPAALTPSETRLILTPALRAALAPRPRNAATTKAGRQGSPTSG, encoded by the coding sequence ATGAATAACGCCGCCCCTGCCCCCGCCCGCACGCGAGGCCGCCCCCGCGGCAACCCGCCGACCCGCGAGTCGATCGTCTCGGCGGCCCGTGCCCTGTTCCTGGAGCGCGGATACCGGCGCACCACGGTGCGCGCGGTGGCCGCGGTCGCCGGCGTCGACCCGGCGCTGATCGCCTACCACTTCGGCTCGAAGAAGGGCCTGTTCGCGGACGTGATGCAGTTCCAGTGCGCCAATGCGCTGGCGGTGGACGACGTCCTCGGCGGCGACCCGGCCACCCTCCCCGACCGCCTGATCGACGCGGTGACGGGCCTGTGGGAGGACGCCGACTTCCTCCAGCTCACCGCCCAGGGCGACGAGGCCGCCGAGGTGATCCGCGAATACCTGGAACGCGAGCTGCTGGCCCGGCTTGTTGAATTTCTCGGCGGCCGGGACGCGACCGCCCGCGCCACAGCCGTGGTGACGATCCTCGGCGGTCTCATCTACACCCGCTACCTCAACCCCCTCCCCACGCCAGCCGCCCTCACCCCGTCCGAGACCCGCCTCATCCTCACCCCAGCGCTGCGCGCAGCTCTGGCCCCGAGGCCGCGCAACGCGGCGACCACCAAAGCAGGCCGTCAAGGCTCACCGACCTCTGGTTGA
- a CDS encoding NAD(P)-dependent oxidoreductase encodes MRIAVFGANGPTGRHLTDQALAAGHEVVAVTRRPGSLPSERPGLAVAVADATDPAAVDAAIAGTDAVLSALGARFSKETITTYSASAMAITGAMTRHGIKRLLTISSSIADPNWRPTGAHFFNHVLDPLVNRRLGRTLHEDMRRMEAVIRQTDLDWTLVRPSGLFEHPVVTDYHTAETSADGVFTARADLAASMLRELEERRYVRTAMGVITTAVKPNIAKLIWHEGVKKK; translated from the coding sequence ATGCGTATCGCAGTCTTCGGCGCCAACGGACCGACCGGCCGCCACCTCACCGACCAGGCCCTCGCCGCCGGCCACGAGGTCGTCGCCGTGACGCGCCGCCCCGGCTCCCTCCCCTCCGAGCGGCCCGGCCTCGCCGTGGCCGTCGCCGACGCCACCGATCCGGCGGCCGTCGATGCCGCGATCGCCGGGACGGACGCCGTCCTGTCCGCGCTGGGCGCGCGCTTCAGCAAGGAGACCATCACCACGTACTCGGCGAGCGCCATGGCCATCACCGGGGCCATGACCCGCCACGGCATCAAGCGGCTCCTCACCATCAGCTCCAGCATCGCCGACCCGAACTGGCGCCCCACCGGCGCGCACTTCTTCAATCACGTACTCGACCCGTTGGTGAACCGACGCCTCGGCCGCACCCTCCACGAGGACATGCGCCGCATGGAGGCCGTGATCCGTCAGACGGACCTCGATTGGACCCTCGTCCGGCCCTCGGGCCTCTTCGAGCACCCCGTCGTCACGGACTACCACACCGCCGAGACCAGCGCTGATGGCGTCTTCACCGCCCGTGCCGACCTCGCCGCGAGCATGCTGCGCGAGCTGGAGGAACGGCGGTACGTCCGTACAGCCATGGGCGTCATCACGACGGCTGTGAAGCCGAACATCGCCAAGCTGATCTGGCACGAGGGCGTGAAGAAGAAGTGA
- a CDS encoding APC family permease, giving the protein MAVDEGVAPAADTAAEPGGEGAVHRLKPNAIGLLGVVFMAVATAAPITAMTGNVPFMVSSGNGIGAPASYLVAMVVLAIFSVGFTSMAKHITSTGAFYGFISYGLGRSVGLASGLLATFAYVVFEPALIGIFSTFATTTLHDQTGLDIPWWAFAVLMLAVNATGTWFGVSVAEKLLVVLLATEVTILAAMAVSVAFHGGGPDGFSIDPVNPVNAFKGTSAGLGLFFAFWSWVGFESTAMYGEESRNPKKIIPKATMISVLGVGVFYVFVSWMAITGTGQSSAVKVATDDPLGLFFGPTERYVGHWAVDVMQWLMITGSLACGMAFHNCAARYMYALGREGVLPSLKNTVGRTHHRHGSPHIAGLVQTVVSAVLIGAFWAAGKDPYTGTYVLLAILGTMAILVVQAVCSFAVLVYFRSQHPESRHWFRTFTAPLVGGVAMLAVVTLLVSNMGVAAGPESGSLVLKATPWLVALIAVAGVGYAQYLKRRDPSRYLLLGRTVLEETKER; this is encoded by the coding sequence ATGGCAGTGGACGAGGGCGTCGCCCCGGCGGCGGACACAGCGGCGGAACCGGGCGGAGAAGGCGCCGTTCACCGGCTCAAACCGAACGCCATCGGCCTGCTCGGGGTGGTCTTCATGGCCGTCGCGACGGCCGCGCCGATCACCGCGATGACCGGCAACGTGCCCTTCATGGTGTCGTCGGGCAACGGCATCGGCGCCCCGGCGAGCTACCTCGTCGCAATGGTCGTTCTGGCGATCTTTTCCGTTGGCTTCACCTCGATGGCGAAGCACATCACCTCCACGGGAGCCTTCTACGGCTTCATCTCCTACGGCCTCGGCCGCTCGGTCGGACTCGCCTCGGGGCTGCTCGCGACCTTCGCGTACGTGGTGTTCGAGCCGGCGCTGATCGGCATCTTCTCGACCTTCGCCACCACCACCCTGCACGACCAGACGGGCCTCGACATCCCCTGGTGGGCGTTCGCGGTGCTGATGCTCGCGGTCAACGCAACGGGCACCTGGTTCGGCGTCTCCGTCGCCGAGAAGCTGCTCGTCGTCCTGCTCGCCACCGAGGTGACGATCCTCGCGGCCATGGCGGTCTCGGTCGCCTTCCACGGCGGCGGCCCGGACGGCTTCAGCATCGACCCGGTCAACCCGGTCAACGCCTTCAAGGGGACCAGCGCGGGCCTCGGACTCTTCTTCGCCTTCTGGTCCTGGGTCGGCTTCGAGTCGACGGCGATGTACGGCGAGGAGTCCCGCAACCCGAAGAAGATCATCCCCAAGGCCACGATGATCTCGGTGCTGGGCGTCGGCGTCTTCTACGTCTTCGTCTCCTGGATGGCCATCACGGGCACCGGACAGTCGTCAGCCGTGAAGGTCGCCACCGACGATCCGCTCGGCCTGTTCTTCGGCCCCACCGAGCGGTACGTCGGCCACTGGGCCGTCGACGTCATGCAGTGGCTGATGATCACCGGTTCGCTGGCCTGCGGCATGGCCTTCCACAACTGCGCCGCCCGCTACATGTACGCGCTGGGCCGCGAGGGCGTACTGCCCTCCCTGAAGAACACCGTCGGCCGCACACACCACCGGCATGGCTCCCCGCACATCGCGGGCCTGGTGCAGACCGTCGTCTCGGCCGTTCTGATCGGCGCGTTCTGGGCGGCGGGCAAGGACCCGTACACCGGTACGTACGTGCTGCTCGCGATCCTCGGCACGATGGCGATCCTGGTGGTGCAGGCGGTGTGCTCCTTCGCCGTGCTGGTCTACTTCCGCTCCCAACACCCCGAGAGCCGGCACTGGTTCAGGACGTTCACCGCCCCGCTCGTCGGCGGCGTCGCCATGCTCGCCGTGGTCACGCTGCTGGTGTCCAACATGGGAGTCGCGGCGGGGCCGGAATCGGGTTCCCTGGTGCTGAAGGCGACGCCGTGGCTGGTCGCGCTGATCGCGGTGGCCGGCGTGGGCTACGCCCAGTACCTCAAGCGGCGGGACCCGTCCCGCTACCTGCTGCTGGGACGGACGGTGCTGGAGGAGACGAAGGAGCGCTAG
- a CDS encoding ARMT1-like domain-containing protein, which produces MLAPRFPSYAGALNALDLGDARLVERLLCDDSRGSGAWRRLLSRPNFVPDGFTVAERMNGEVLLGSAESEFGPWLSGVISGKLRRVAPPAGGGDAVPAVAAFCHEQTLRLLEHSVAGTTVAQTLANQEMPSVADRVIAHCVFGDVRAPVVTHRTYAHRSVEVALELASLVVDSCGQDLAALLRYSLAAGLIGAGQKLRAPGPGIALPVGSSGDPAALARMLWPKYQELAERPLHVDHWDTFRTEALDGPFRLVWFFDDCAETVIDLLLLDRLLAANPRLQLTLVPKSLPCYTDADATLVLRLLDSPRLRALGVDRLRATDVCTAGPSMATANLCKVSPELARALDDAQCVFVKGTNVHEMFQGGVNKVMYTGFVLVSEFNESAIGVDASTAPLFLVRSGPGEYTNWGFEGRRHRTACYASREVRLCWSTLMDRERRERCEEPAVLRDELRRLGSLAGRIAPRTRAALESEMQRVSRRLHRLTGAAPVPFPSADVSSYVTLSSPDPWRSSARA; this is translated from the coding sequence ATGCTAGCACCCCGATTCCCCTCGTACGCCGGTGCGTTGAACGCGCTGGACCTAGGCGACGCACGTCTTGTGGAGCGGCTGCTGTGCGACGACTCCCGGGGCAGTGGCGCGTGGCGGCGGCTGCTGTCACGCCCGAACTTCGTGCCCGACGGCTTCACGGTGGCCGAGCGGATGAACGGCGAGGTGCTGCTGGGCTCTGCGGAGAGCGAGTTCGGGCCATGGCTCTCCGGTGTGATCTCGGGGAAGCTGCGGCGGGTGGCGCCGCCAGCCGGCGGCGGGGACGCGGTACCCGCCGTCGCCGCTTTCTGCCACGAACAGACCCTGCGGCTGCTCGAGCACTCCGTCGCGGGGACGACGGTGGCGCAGACGCTGGCCAACCAGGAGATGCCGTCGGTGGCGGACCGCGTCATCGCGCACTGCGTGTTCGGTGACGTACGGGCGCCGGTCGTCACGCACCGGACGTACGCGCACCGATCCGTCGAGGTGGCCCTGGAACTGGCCTCGTTGGTCGTCGACAGCTGCGGACAGGACCTGGCCGCCCTGCTGCGCTACAGCCTCGCCGCCGGACTCATCGGCGCCGGGCAGAAGCTGCGCGCTCCCGGTCCCGGGATCGCCCTGCCCGTGGGCTCCTCGGGTGATCCCGCGGCGCTGGCCCGAATGCTGTGGCCGAAGTACCAGGAGCTGGCCGAACGCCCGCTGCACGTGGACCACTGGGACACATTCCGTACCGAAGCACTCGACGGACCATTCCGGTTGGTGTGGTTCTTCGACGACTGCGCCGAGACGGTGATCGACCTCCTGCTGCTGGACCGTCTCCTGGCGGCGAACCCTCGGCTCCAGCTCACCCTGGTGCCCAAATCCCTGCCCTGTTACACGGACGCCGACGCCACACTGGTGCTGCGCCTGCTCGACTCGCCGCGCCTGCGGGCGCTCGGCGTCGACCGGTTGCGGGCCACGGACGTCTGCACCGCCGGACCCAGCATGGCCACGGCCAATCTCTGCAAAGTGTCCCCGGAGCTGGCACGGGCCCTGGACGACGCGCAGTGCGTGTTCGTGAAGGGCACCAACGTCCATGAGATGTTCCAGGGCGGCGTCAACAAGGTGATGTACACCGGATTCGTACTGGTCAGCGAGTTCAACGAGAGTGCGATAGGGGTGGACGCGAGCACGGCGCCCCTGTTCCTGGTCCGCTCAGGACCGGGCGAGTACACGAACTGGGGCTTCGAGGGGCGCCGCCACCGCACGGCATGCTACGCCAGCCGGGAGGTCCGGTTGTGCTGGAGCACCCTGATGGACCGGGAACGCCGCGAGCGGTGCGAGGAACCGGCCGTGCTCCGCGACGAGTTGAGACGGCTCGGCTCGCTCGCCGGACGGATCGCGCCCAGGACGCGTGCCGCACTGGAGAGCGAGATGCAACGGGTGAGCCGGAGGCTGCACCGGCTCACAGGGGCAGCACCCGTACCGTTCCCTTCGGCTGACGTCTCCTCATACGTCACGCTCTCCTCCCCCGATCCTTGGAGGTCAAGTGCCAGAGCCTGA
- a CDS encoding MazG nucleotide pyrophosphohydrolase domain-containing protein, protein MPEPEDDWLNEVRLIAAGAIERFPRHNDIFHLVSRLAEETGEVAQQINHLEGMGIKRERHGEPDVGDLAEEILDVVRCAVTIALHYHCVDDLRRLTSEKLASYRREGWVS, encoded by the coding sequence GTGCCAGAGCCTGAGGACGACTGGCTGAACGAAGTGAGACTGATCGCCGCGGGAGCGATCGAGCGCTTCCCCCGCCACAACGACATCTTCCACCTCGTCTCCCGCCTGGCCGAGGAGACAGGTGAAGTCGCCCAGCAGATCAACCACTTGGAGGGCATGGGCATCAAGCGCGAGCGTCACGGCGAACCGGACGTCGGCGACCTCGCCGAGGAGATTCTCGACGTGGTGCGCTGCGCGGTGACCATCGCCCTGCACTACCACTGTGTCGACGACCTCCGAAGACTCACCTCGGAGAAACTGGCGTCGTATCGCCGGGAGGGGTGGGTGAGCTGA
- a CDS encoding YdeI/OmpD-associated family protein, with product MVTGTELDELIVADGAGLRAWLLDNHTASPGVWLALTRKGGSVTTLTWQQAVDEALCFGWIDGQARKRDQGSSWRRLTPRRPRSVWSQRNVANVARLEAAGLMLPAGRAAVDAAKADGRWTAAYAPSSEAEVPADLRAAIAADPAAQAMFEVLTKTNRFALISRVNAVKRAETRSRKIAECVAMLVRHETVHPQRAKPADPPTS from the coding sequence GTGGTGACCGGAACCGAGCTGGATGAGTTGATCGTTGCTGACGGCGCGGGCCTGCGCGCGTGGTTGCTGGACAACCACACCGCCTCTCCTGGCGTTTGGCTCGCCCTGACCAGGAAGGGCGGCTCCGTTACCACGCTGACCTGGCAGCAGGCAGTCGACGAGGCACTGTGCTTCGGCTGGATCGACGGGCAGGCGCGCAAGCGCGACCAGGGGAGTTCCTGGAGGCGGCTCACCCCGCGCCGGCCCCGCAGCGTCTGGTCCCAGCGCAACGTCGCCAACGTGGCCCGGTTGGAGGCGGCCGGCCTGATGCTGCCTGCCGGCCGCGCCGCGGTGGACGCCGCGAAGGCCGACGGCCGGTGGACGGCCGCTTATGCGCCGTCATCGGAAGCGGAAGTGCCGGCCGACCTGCGAGCCGCGATCGCCGCCGACCCAGCGGCGCAGGCGATGTTCGAGGTGCTCACCAAGACCAACCGCTTCGCACTCATCAGCCGGGTCAATGCCGTCAAGCGGGCCGAGACGCGCAGCCGGAAGATCGCCGAGTGCGTGGCGATGCTGGTCCGGCACGAGACGGTCCACCCGCAGCGAGCCAAGCCGGCGGACCCGCCGACGTCGTGA
- a CDS encoding ethanolamine ammonia-lyase subunit EutB codes for MSAYTSTLGGERYRFDSLARLLATASPERSGDRLAGLAARDARQRVAARWALAETPLTDFLTRPLVPYEDDDVTRLILDTHDPGAFAPVASMTVGELREWLLSEAADAVTLAALAPGLTPEMAAAVCKLMGNADLVAVARKVRVVTAFRSTIGLPGRLATRLQPNHPTDDPAGVAAALLDGLLLGSGDAVIGVNPATDSPKAVRDLLELLDGVIGRYAIPTQSCVLCHVTTSVDLMERGAPVDLVFQSIAGTQAANASFGVTLGLLDEAYEAAVALERGTVGRNVMYFETGQGSALSAGAHHGVDQQTVEARAYAVARRYDPLLVNTVVGFIGPEYLYDGRQILRAALEDHFCGKLLGLPMGLDICYTNHADADDDDIATMLTMLGVAGASFVICTPGGDDIMLNYQSASYHDALYLREVLGLRPAPEFETWLDSIGLLDPRGGIRELSGTAHPLTEIATTGRAGRTARADGRELAA; via the coding sequence ATGAGCGCCTACACCTCCACCCTCGGCGGCGAGCGGTACCGCTTCGATTCGCTCGCCCGGCTGCTCGCCACTGCGAGCCCCGAACGCTCCGGCGACCGCCTGGCCGGTCTCGCGGCACGGGACGCCCGGCAGCGGGTCGCGGCGCGCTGGGCGCTGGCGGAGACGCCGCTGACCGACTTCCTGACCCGGCCTCTGGTCCCCTACGAGGACGACGACGTCACCCGGCTCATCCTCGACACCCACGACCCGGGCGCCTTCGCGCCGGTGGCGTCGATGACGGTCGGGGAGCTGCGGGAGTGGCTCCTGTCGGAGGCGGCGGACGCGGTGACACTGGCCGCGCTCGCCCCGGGTCTCACCCCGGAGATGGCGGCCGCGGTCTGCAAGCTCATGGGGAACGCGGATCTGGTGGCGGTGGCGCGGAAGGTGCGGGTGGTGACCGCGTTCCGCTCGACCATCGGGCTGCCGGGACGGCTGGCCACCCGGCTCCAGCCCAACCACCCGACCGATGACCCGGCCGGCGTCGCCGCCGCCCTCCTCGACGGCCTCCTGCTGGGCTCGGGCGACGCGGTGATCGGCGTCAACCCGGCCACCGACAGCCCGAAGGCCGTACGGGACCTGCTGGAACTGCTCGACGGGGTGATCGGGCGGTACGCGATCCCCACCCAGTCCTGCGTGCTGTGCCACGTCACCACCAGCGTGGACCTGATGGAGCGGGGCGCCCCCGTCGACCTGGTGTTCCAGTCCATCGCCGGCACCCAGGCCGCGAACGCCTCCTTCGGGGTCACCCTCGGCCTGCTCGACGAGGCGTACGAGGCGGCGGTGGCGCTGGAGCGGGGGACGGTCGGCCGGAACGTCATGTACTTCGAGACCGGGCAGGGCAGCGCCCTCTCGGCCGGCGCGCACCACGGGGTCGACCAGCAGACGGTCGAGGCGCGGGCGTACGCGGTTGCCCGACGGTACGACCCGTTGCTGGTGAACACGGTCGTCGGCTTCATCGGCCCGGAGTACCTCTACGACGGCCGGCAGATCCTCCGCGCCGCCCTGGAGGACCACTTCTGCGGCAAGCTCCTCGGCCTGCCCATGGGCCTGGACATCTGCTACACCAACCACGCCGACGCCGATGACGACGACATCGCCACCATGCTCACGATGCTCGGCGTGGCCGGGGCCTCGTTCGTGATCTGCACGCCGGGCGGCGACGACATCATGCTCAACTACCAATCGGCCTCCTACCACGACGCGCTCTACCTGCGGGAGGTGCTGGGGCTGCGCCCGGCGCCGGAGTTCGAGACCTGGCTGGACTCGATCGGGCTGCTGGACCCGCGCGGCGGCATCCGCGAGCTGTCCGGCACGGCCCATCCGCTGACGGAGATCGCCACCACCGGGCGCGCAGGGCGCACCGCACGCGCCGACGGACGGGAGCTCGCCGCATGA
- a CDS encoding DUF4440 domain-containing protein, with amino-acid sequence MSKTEIDAVTAEFFGTFDNRGGKAADVARIRQLVLPSGVIVKTGPEFTVYTVDEFIEPRQRLLTDGRLVEFSEWEVSERTEIAGDIASRFGEYRKSGILDGELFEGGGTKTIQFVRTSDGWRIAAFAWYDQP; translated from the coding sequence ATGTCCAAGACCGAGATCGACGCGGTGACCGCCGAGTTCTTCGGCACCTTCGACAACCGCGGTGGCAAGGCTGCCGATGTGGCCCGGATCCGCCAGCTGGTTCTTCCAAGCGGTGTGATCGTCAAGACCGGCCCGGAGTTCACGGTCTACACCGTGGACGAGTTCATCGAGCCCCGCCAGCGCCTGCTGACGGACGGTCGGCTGGTCGAGTTCTCCGAGTGGGAGGTCTCCGAACGTACCGAGATCGCGGGCGATATCGCGTCGCGATTCGGCGAGTACCGCAAGTCTGGGATCTTGGACGGTGAGCTGTTCGAGGGTGGCGGGACCAAGACCATCCAGTTCGTCCGCACCTCAGACGGCTGGAGGATCGCAGCGTTCGCCTGGTACGACCAGCCCTGA
- a CDS encoding pyridoxamine 5'-phosphate oxidase family protein: MSRATVELPAATRAFLTSPHTAAFTTLRPDGTPHVTPVRFTLDADTGLVRVTTRAGARKARNVMAGDPAARIALCQADGFRWVTLEGRAAVTDDPARLAEAVRRYTDRYRAAPPAPLDLVVIEIAVDHVLSLNL; the protein is encoded by the coding sequence GTGAGCCGGGCGACCGTCGAACTTCCGGCAGCCACACGGGCATTCCTCACGAGCCCCCACACAGCAGCCTTCACCACCCTCCGCCCCGACGGCACCCCGCACGTCACCCCGGTCCGCTTCACCCTCGACGCGGACACCGGCCTGGTCCGGGTGACCACCCGGGCGGGAGCCCGCAAGGCCCGGAACGTGATGGCAGGCGACCCGGCAGCCCGTATCGCGCTCTGCCAGGCAGACGGCTTCCGCTGGGTCACCCTCGAAGGCCGGGCCGCCGTCACCGACGATCCCGCGCGCCTGGCCGAGGCCGTCCGCCGCTACACCGACCGCTACCGGGCGGCCCCGCCCGCCCCGCTGGACCTGGTCGTCATCGAGATCGCCGTCGACCACGTCCTGAGCCTCAATCTCTGA
- the eutC gene encoding ethanolamine ammonia-lyase subunit EutC, translated as MTISQVTDNQATDNRVAGNQVVESQCTDHQGELWAALRLRTQARIGLGRAGSALPTRHRLELQAAHAAARDAVHSPFDPDAVAAQLAGTSVVRVRSAAPDRLTYLQRPDLGRRLNPVDRAHLPAGEWDVVFVVADGLSSRAVHEHAAAMVRATTERLPSGTRVAPVVLAEQARVALGDDIAHAMGVTAVVLLVGERPGMSAADSLGAYLTHRPVPGVTTDADRNCLSNIRPPLGLDYETAAGKLAALLARARELGRTGVALKDESDDEAVVERLP; from the coding sequence ATGACCATCAGCCAGGTCACCGACAACCAGGCCACCGACAACCGGGTCGCCGGCAACCAGGTGGTCGAAAGTCAGTGCACCGACCATCAGGGCGAGTTGTGGGCGGCCCTGCGTCTGCGCACCCAGGCGCGCATCGGCCTGGGCCGGGCCGGTTCGGCGCTGCCCACCCGGCACCGCCTGGAGCTCCAGGCCGCGCACGCCGCCGCCCGGGACGCGGTGCACTCGCCGTTCGACCCGGACGCGGTGGCGGCGCAGCTGGCCGGTACCTCGGTGGTCCGGGTCCGCAGTGCCGCCCCGGACCGTCTCACCTACCTCCAGCGCCCCGACCTGGGCCGCCGGCTGAACCCCGTCGACCGGGCTCATCTGCCCGCAGGCGAGTGGGACGTCGTCTTCGTGGTCGCCGACGGGCTCTCCAGCCGGGCGGTGCATGAACACGCCGCGGCGATGGTCCGGGCGACGACCGAGCGGTTGCCGTCCGGCACCCGGGTGGCGCCCGTCGTCCTCGCCGAACAGGCCCGGGTGGCCCTCGGGGACGACATCGCTCACGCCATGGGCGTCACGGCCGTGGTGCTCCTCGTCGGTGAACGCCCCGGCATGTCGGCGGCGGACTCCCTGGGCGCTTACCTGACCCACCGGCCCGTGCCGGGCGTCACCACGGACGCCGACCGCAACTGCCTGTCCAACATCCGGCCGCCACTGGGTCTGGACTACGAGACGGCGGCGGGGAAGCTGGCGGCGCTGCTGGCGCGGGCGCGGGAGCTGGGGCGGACGGGGGTGGCCCTGAAGGACGAATCCGACGACGAGGCCGTGGTCGAGCGACTGCCGTGA